The region TTACCTCATAGTTACCTAACTTGTCTCTTCCGTGTAAGAACGAAAGCTCCATTAAGAAGTTAACTTGTACTATCTCCCCTCCAAGGCGTTCTACTAATTTACATACAGCTCCTGCGGTACCACCTGTAGCTAATACATCATCATGGATAAGTACTTTCTCTCCTGGCTTAATCGAATCAGTGTGTATCTCTAAAACATCTGTTCCGTACTCTAAACCATAGGCTTCAGATATAGTGTCAAAAGGTAGTTTACCTGGCTTACGCACAGGGACAAAACCAGCACCTAATTTCTCTGCTAACAAAGTAGCAAAAAAGTAACCTCTACTCTCCATACCCACTACTCTATCTATCTTCTTATCACCTACTAATGCTAATAATTGCTTAGCAGCTTCCAGCATGGCAGCATGGTCATTTAATAATGGAGTGATATCTTTAAAGCCTATACCTTCCTTCGGAAAATCTTGAATATCTCTAATATAATCTGCTATGTTCATAGTCAATGTTTTATATTGCAAAAATACAATTATTTATCTGATTTAATTACTTCAATTATCTTATCACACACTATTTGTGGATCTATGGTGTACATTGCTTCTTCATACCCTTCTACCTTCTTATTTCCATACACTGAAGTAGGTAATAATGGGTATTTTTCTCTATCTGCTGTGATACAATAATCCGCAGGCTGATTAAATGGTGCAAACCCCGCATAAGGATGTGTTGCCCCCCATAACGTAACAACTTTCTTGCCAAGCATAGCTGCGATATGTGCATTTCCTGAATCCATAGATAACATAGCGTCTAAATGCTGAATCAGGTTGATTTCTACATCAAACTTCACCTTACCAGCCATCACGATTACATTATAATTATCTCGCTTCAATTGGTTTAATAATGCAATCTCTTTCTCTCCACCTCCAAACAAGAAAATAATAGACTTCTCACGCTCAGCAAGAGTATCTACTACCTGTTGCATAAAGTTTAATGGGTATACTTTAGTCTCATATTGTGCGAAAGGAGCTATACCTATCCATATCGTATCTTTCTCTTTTACATACTGTAATAGTTCTGACGCTAATGCTGGTATTTCTGGAAACTGTGGATTAGTTAAATCAACATTAAATCCAAGTTTTGCAAGGGTTGACTGATGATTAGAGAACATCGTAGGCAACTGTTTAAATACCTTATTCTCTGCACGAGTCAATTCTTTTTTCCCTTCTCTTCCCTTGTCTAAAGCAGCCACTTTGACTCCTGTCAAACTAAAAAGTGTACGGATAATCTGTGAGCGAAGAACATTGTGAAAATCGGCAAAATAGTCAACTTTCAGCTTCTTCAGATCACTAAATAAGCGGATTAATCCCAAGAAGCCTTTGTGTCTTTTCTTTACATCTATTGCAAAAAATTCGACTCTATCTATATCCTTAAAGAATGGTTTAAAAAAAGGACGAGATACAATAGTAACTCGAACATCAGGATGCTGTGCTATTAAAGCACGAACTACAGGTACAGTCATAGCGACATCCCCCATAGCAGACAATCTAAATACCGATATATGTTTCAACTGTGCCACAACAGATTAAATTAGGTTAAGAACAAGAAAAGCGTGATGACTCACGCTTTCTATATATTTTTATCAAAGATATAATTATTTCTTGTTTTGATACAACACTGGATTTAATTCCTCGTCATTGTACATTTTCATTTGTTTATACACTTTCATGTACTTGTCTCCACTAGCGATATCATTTAATAAGTCATCAATAGCGGTAGTTAAATCTTTCTTTTGTTCTAAAAGAACGTCTAACTTAACTTGACATTTATCTCTGTGATCTTGAGTAGCTTCAGCTCTTGTAGCCTCTTCATTCATATGATAAATCTTAAGAGATAAGATAGAAAGTCTGTCAATAGCCCACGCAGGACTTTCAGAATTAATCTTAGCACCCGCTTTTACTTGTACATCTTTATGTAGTTGTAAGAAATAGCTATCGATATACTCTACCATATCTGTACGTTCTTGATTAGAAGCATCAATTCTTCTTTTTAGAGTTAGCGCTGCTACAGGATCAATCTGTGGATCGCGAATAATATCTTCGAAATGCCATTGTACAGTGTCAATCCAGTTCTTTAAATACAATAAATGTTTGATATCATCTTTTGGATATGGATTGTTGATTGGTTGATCAACATTATCAAATTTATGATAGTCGCGAATACTCTCTTCGAATATTGGAAATGCTAATTCTGAAAACATACTAAATATTTTATTTACAAATATAGTTTTTATACCTTTATCGTACTAATTATACCGAGATGAAAATTCATTATATTTCCGCAGAAAACAGTATTCTAAACCACTTTTTAGCACAATTAAGAGACGTCGTTATCCAAAAAGATAGTATGCGCTTCAGAAAAAACATCGAGCGTATCGGTGAGATTATGGCTTATGAGCTAAGTAAGAAATTGCCGTTTAAGGATATTGCTGTACAGACACCATTAGGGGTAAAACACACAACGTGTATCGAAGACAATGTAGTATTATGTTCTATCCTACGCGCAGGATTAGCACTACACACAGGGTTTATGAACTTCTATGACAATGCTGAGAATGGATTCGTATCCGCTTATCGTC is a window of Myroides oncorhynchi DNA encoding:
- a CDS encoding adenine phosphoribosyltransferase — protein: MNIADYIRDIQDFPKEGIGFKDITPLLNDHAAMLEAAKQLLALVGDKKIDRVVGMESRGYFFATLLAEKLGAGFVPVRKPGKLPFDTISEAYGLEYGTDVLEIHTDSIKPGEKVLIHDDVLATGGTAGAVCKLVERLGGEIVQVNFLMELSFLHGRDKLGNYEVKSLISY
- a CDS encoding glycosyltransferase family 9 protein, producing MAQLKHISVFRLSAMGDVAMTVPVVRALIAQHPDVRVTIVSRPFFKPFFKDIDRVEFFAIDVKKRHKGFLGLIRLFSDLKKLKVDYFADFHNVLRSQIIRTLFSLTGVKVAALDKGREGKKELTRAENKVFKQLPTMFSNHQSTLAKLGFNVDLTNPQFPEIPALASELLQYVKEKDTIWIGIAPFAQYETKVYPLNFMQQVVDTLAEREKSIIFLFGGGEKEIALLNQLKRDNYNVIVMAGKVKFDVEINLIQHLDAMLSMDSGNAHIAAMLGKKVVTLWGATHPYAGFAPFNQPADYCITADREKYPLLPTSVYGNKKVEGYEEAMYTIDPQIVCDKIIEVIKSDK
- a CDS encoding DUF4254 domain-containing protein is translated as MFSELAFPIFEESIRDYHKFDNVDQPINNPYPKDDIKHLLYLKNWIDTVQWHFEDIIRDPQIDPVAALTLKRRIDASNQERTDMVEYIDSYFLQLHKDVQVKAGAKINSESPAWAIDRLSILSLKIYHMNEEATRAEATQDHRDKCQVKLDVLLEQKKDLTTAIDDLLNDIASGDKYMKVYKQMKMYNDEELNPVLYQNKK